From Papaver somniferum cultivar HN1 unplaced genomic scaffold, ASM357369v1 unplaced-scaffold_29, whole genome shotgun sequence, a single genomic window includes:
- the LOC113341370 gene encoding uncharacterized protein LOC113341370 — MSNTGSSKHKKQHRGNFSFSEEDMTSANAVQKLFEMLNSQVMTENASSTMPSPYLPGLGFGRSPMVRQLRVTDSPFPLRDNVFDEIECHVDEDAEEFIERFYAQLRSQKNKTALEESYAYSMYVSCN; from the coding sequence ATGAGCAACACCGGCAGCAGTAAGCACAAGAAACAACACCGTGGTAACTTTTCATTTTCGGAAGAGGATATGACCTCAGCTAATGCCGTGCAGAAACTATTTGAAATGTTGAATAGCCAAGTAATGACGGAAAACGCTAGCTCCACAATGCCTTCACCTTATTTGCCTGGGTTAGGATTTGGGCGTAGTCCAATGGTTAGACAATTGCGAGTGACGGATTCTCCGTTTCCGTTAAGAGATAATGTTTTCGATGAAATTGAGTGTCACGTAGATGAAGATGCTGAAGAGTTTATTGAAAGATTTTATGCTCAACTGAGGTCGCAGAAAAATAAGACTGCCTTGGAAGAATCATATGCATACAGCATGTATGTTTCATGTAACTGA
- the LOC113341330 gene encoding homeobox-leucine zipper protein ATHB-15-like, with protein MMAVTAAACKDGKGVMDNGKYVRYTPEQVEALERLYHECPKPSSIRRQQLIRECPILSNIEPKQIKVWFQNRRCREKQRKEASRLQAVNRKLTAMNKLLMEENDRLQKQVSHLVYENGYFRQQTQNTTLATTDNSCESVVTSGQHQLTTPPHPPRDASPAGLLSIAEETLTEFLSKATGTAVEWVQMPGMKPGPDSIGIVAISHGCTGVAARACGLVGLEPTRVAEILKDRPSWFRDCRAVDVVNVLPTPNGGTMELLYMQLYAPTTLAPARDFWLLRYTSVLEDGSLVVCERSLSSTQGGPSMPPVQHFVRAEILPSGYLIRPCDGGGSIIHIVDHMDLEPSSVPEVLRPLYESSTVLAQKTTMAALRQLRQIALEVSQSTVTGWGRRPAALRALTQRLSRGFNEALNGFTDEGWSIMGNDGIDDVTILVNSSPGKLMGANNSFINGFSAVSNAVLCAKASMLLQNVPAAVLLRFLREHRSEWADSSIDAYSASVVKAGPFSLPGARFGGFGGQVILPLAHTVEHEESLEVIKLENVGQCQEDSIMAKDLFLLQLCNGLDENAVGTCAELIFAPMDSSFADDAPLLPSGFRIIPLDSGLDSSSPNRTLDLASALEVGQPRNRASGDYASNGSSLRSVMTIAFQFAFESHLQENVASMARQYVRSIVSSVQRVALALSPSNLSPHSGLRPPPGSPEAQTLAHWISNSYRRFMGAELLKSNGEASESILKTLWHQSDAIMCCSIKALPVFNFANQAGLDMLETTLVALQDITLEKIFDDHGRKTLYAEFPQIMQQGFACLQGGICLSSMGRPISYERAVAWKVLDQEENAHCICFMFVNWSFV; from the exons ATGATGGCTGTAACTGCTGCTGCATGTAAGGATGGTAAAGGAGTAATGGATAATGGGAAGTATGTGAGGTATACTCCTGAGCAAGTTGAAGCACTTGAAAGGCTTTATCATGAATGTCCGAAACCATCTTCGATTCGTCGTCAACAGTTGATTAGAGAGTGTCCTATTCTCTCTAATATTGAACCTAAACAGATCAAAGTTTGGTTCCAAAACCGGAG ATGCCGAGAGAAGCAGCGGAAAGAGGCGTCACGTCTTCAAGCTGTTAATCGGAAGCTTACGGCTATGAACAAGCTTTTGATGGAGGAGAATGATAGGTTGCAGAAACAAGTTTCACATTTGGTGTATGAAAATGGTTACTTTCGCCAACAGACTCAGAAT ACGACTCTTGCCACCACGGACAATAGTTGCGAGTCAGTGGTAACCAGCGGTCAACACCAATTGACGACTCCTCCGCATCCTCCACGGGATGCAAGCCCTGCAGG ACTTTTGTCCATTGCAGAAGAAACTTTAACAGAGTTTTTATCGAAGGCCACTGGGACCGCTGTAGAGTGGGTCCAAATGCCTGGGATGAAG CCTGGTCCGGATTCCATTGGAATCGTTGCTATTTCACACGGTTGTACTGGAGTGGCAGCACGAGCCTGTGGCCTGGTGGGTCTAGAACCTACAAGG GTCGCAGAAATCCTCAAAGATCGGCCTTCGTGGTTTCGCGATTGCAGAGCTGTGGATGTTGTGAACGTGCTGCCCACTCCGAATGGTGGAACCATGGAGCTGCTATACATGCAG CTGTATGCCCCAACAACATTGGCTCCTGCTCGTGATTTCTGGTTGCTGCGCTATACTTCTGTGCTAGAGGATGGTAGTCTTGTG GTCTGCGAGAGGTCGCTCAGCAGCACACAGGGAGGTCCAAGCATGCCACCAGTACAGCATTTTGTGAGAGCAGAAATACTGCCAAGTGGGTACCTCATAAGACCCTGTGATGGGGGTGGATCAATAATACACATTGTTGATCATATGGATTTGGAG CCATCCAGTGTACCAGAGGTGTTGCGCCCACTGTATGAATCTTCAACTGTACTAGCTCAAAAGACTACAATGGCG GCTTTACGCCAGCTAAGGCAGATTGCCTTGGAGGTTTCTCAATCAACTGTCACTGGTTGGGGTAGGAGGCCTGCAGCTCTACGTGCACTTACTCAGAGGCTTAGCAG AGGTTTTAATGAAGCTCTCAACGGCTTTACTGATGAGGGATGGTCAATAATGGGAAATGATGGGATAGATGATGTCACCATCCTCGTCAATTCATCTCCTGGAAAACTGATGGGGGCAAATAACTCTTTCATCAATGGGTTTTCAGCTGTGAGTAATGCAGTACTATGTGCTAAGGCATCCATGCTTTTGCAG AATGTGCCTGCTGCTGTACTCCTCAGATTTCTTCGAGAGCATCGATCTGAATGGGCAGATAGTAGCATTGATGCGTACTCAGCTTCTGTTGTCAAAGCTGGTCCCTTTAGCTTACCAGGGGCTCGATTTGGCGGTTTTGGGGGCCAGGTTATCCTTCCACTGGCTCACACAGTAGAGCATGAAGAG TCACTGGAGGTCATTAAACTGGAAAATGTGGGCCAATGTCAGGAGGACTCAATTATGGCTAAAGATCTGTTTCTTCTACAA CTTTGTAATGGGCTGGATGAGAATGCTGTTGGCACCTGTGCTGAACTCATCTTTGCTCCCATGGATTCCTCCTTTGCTGATGATGCACCTCTCTTACCTTCCGGTTTCCGTATTATTCCTCTCGATTCTGGATTG GATTCTTCCAGTCCTAATCGCACACTTGACCTTGCTTCTGCTCTTGAGGTTGGGCAACCTAGAAACAGAGCTTCGGGTGATTATGCTAGCAACGGTAGCAGCTTGAGATCAGTGATGACAATAGCATTTCAATTTGCGTTCGAGAGCCACCTCCAAGAAAATGTAGCATCCATGGCCAGGCAATATGTGCGAAGCATTGTATCATCTGTTCAGAGAGTAGCATTGGCTCTCTCCCCCTCTAATCTTAGTCCTCACTCTGGTCTGAGGCCACCACCAGGATCTCCTGAAGCACAAACACTAGCTCACTGGATCTCTAACAGTTACAG ACGTTTCATGGGTGCGGAGCTTTTAAAGTCCAATGGCGAAGCAAGTGAATCTATTCTTAAAACACTTTGGCATCAGTCTGACGCAATAATGTGCTGCTCCATAAAG GCACTTCCGGTGTTCAACTTCGCAAACCAGGCAGGTCTTGACATGCTTGAGACAACTCTGGTTGCCCTCCAAGACATAACTTTAGAAAAGATATTCGATGACCACGGGAGAAAGACTCTATATGCTGAGTTCCCACAGATAATGCAACAG GGTTTTGCATGTCTTCAAGGTGGCATTTGTCTCTCCAGCATGGGGAGGCCAATCTCATACGAGAGAGCAGTTGCTTGGAAGGTGTTGGATCAGGAAGAAAATGCACACTGTATCTGTTTCATGTTCGTCAACTGGTCCTTTGTTTAG